A genomic window from Punica granatum isolate Tunisia-2019 chromosome 2, ASM765513v2, whole genome shotgun sequence includes:
- the LOC116194616 gene encoding uncharacterized protein LOC116194616: MSGFNSLAPKTKNLIVAGGLTGFVFGVYFYTMRAVGGTDELQVAIDKFEGQRRKQEAEEALPSKA; encoded by the coding sequence ATGAGTGGGTTTAACAGTCTTGCTCCCAAGACAAAGAACCTGATCGTGGCTGGGGGCTTGACGGGGTTTGTGTTTGGGGTCTATTTCTATACAATGAGAGCTGTTGGCGGTACCGATGAACTTCAGGTCGctattgataagtttgaaggCCAAAGAAGGAAGCAAGAGGCTGAGGAAGCTCTACCTTCAAAGGCTTGA
- the LOC116194614 gene encoding shewanella-like protein phosphatase 2 — MTETKESVCGQVPNVLASFVDTFVDYSVSGLFLPPLTASPNSPSSTSSLQTHHPVPDRLIAIGDLHGDLQKSREAFTLAGLIDGNGNWIGGSTTVVQIGDVLDRGPEELKILYFLEKLKQEAAKSGGKLITMNGNHEIMNVEGDFRFVTKKGLEEFRNWADWFTIGNQMKGLCKELEKPKDPFSGIPAVFPGIKEEFVDGFRARIAALKPNGPIASRFLSPNLTVLVVGESVFVHGGLLAEHVNYGLERINEEVRDWINGLKGRFSPSYVRGRNSLVWLRKFSDEVAKNCDCSALEHTLATIPGAKRMIMGHTIQEAGINGACNNRAIRIDVGMSKGCTNGLPEVLEITKNSEVRVLTSNSLYQKKQKPYLDAHRKDGLGLLVPEQGPKQVEVRA, encoded by the coding sequence atgacagagacaaaagaatcagTTTGTGGGCAAGTTCCTAACGTCCTTGCTTCCTTTGTGGACACATTTGTCGACTACTCCGTGAGTGGTCTCTTCTTGCCCCCTTTGACTGCTAGCCCTAACTCACCATCATCAACCTCATCGTTGCAAACACATCATCCTGTTCCCGACCGTCTGATTGCTATTGGTGATCTACATGGGGACCTTCAAAAGTCCCGGGAGGCCTTCACACTGGCTGGTCTTATTGATGGTAATGGAAATTGGATTGGCGGTTCAACCACTGTCGTCCAAATTGGTGATGTGCTCGATCGTGGGCCGGAGGAATTAAAGATTctctattttcttgaaaaactAAAGCAGGAGGCGGCAAAATCCGGGGGAAAGTTGATCACAATGAACGGAAACCATGAGATTATGAATGTGGAAGGTGATTTTAGGTTTGTAACTAAGAAGGGGTTAGAAGAATTTAGGAATTGGGCGGACTGGTTTACCATTGGGAATCAGATGAAGGGCCTGTGTAAAGAACTAGAGAAGCCAAAGGATCCATTCAGTGGAATTCCTGCAGTTTTTCCTGGTATTAAGGAGGAATTTGTAGATGGTTTTAGGGCTAGAATTGCTGCTTTGAAGCCCAATGGTCCTATAGCTAGTCGATTCTTATCGCCGAATCTGACTGTGTTGGTTGTTGGTGAATCGGTGTTTGTCCATGGGGGCCTTTTGGCTGAACATGTGAATTATGGTTTGGAGAGGATTAATGAAGAAGTGAGGGATTGGATTAATGGGCTCAAGGGGAGATTTTCTCCGAGCTATGTTAGGGGTAGAAATTCTTTAGTTTGGTTGAGAAAGTTCTCGGATGAGGTTGCAAAGAACTGTGATTGTTCTGCTCTTGAACATACTTTAGCAACAATTCCGGGGGCAAAAAGAATGATAATGGGGCACACTATTCAGGAAGCTGGAATTAACGGCGCCTGCAATAATAGGGCCATAAGGATTGATGTTGGGATGTCCAAAGGATGTACTAACGGGTTGCCTGAGGTGTTGGAGATCACCAAAAACTCTGAGGTTCGGGTCTTAACCTCTAATTCCTTGTACCAGAAGAAGCAGAAACCTTACCTGGATGCTCATAGAAAGGACGGTCTTGGTTTGTTGGTTCCTGAACAGGGTCCGAAACAAGTGGAAGTGAGGGCCTAA